The Vibrio tapetis subsp. tapetis genome includes a window with the following:
- a CDS encoding type I restriction-modification system subunit M — MNKQQLAAKIWESANQMRSKIEANDYKDYILGFIFYKFLSDKQVQFLINNEFDEQSIKELNEQDEDTLNYVRNEIGYFIAYDNLFSTWVEDGQDFDIAYVRDALSAFGRLINPAHKDLFEGIFNTLETGLSKLGENAASQTKAARSLIHLINDIPMKGKQDYDVLGFIYEYLISQFAANAGKKAGEFYTPHEVSVLMSEIMADHLKDREKIQIYDPTSGSGSLLINIGQSVENRLGGENNIRYFAQELKKNTYNLTRMNLFMRGILPNDIITRNADTLEDDWPIDSNKTHEPLRVDAVVSNPPYSQKWDPEFKDKDPRYSPFGLAPKTKADYAFLLHDLYHIKPDGIMTIVLPHGVLFRGGDEGKIRENLIEKNHIDAIIGLPANVFFGTGIPTIVLVLKQTRNNDDVLIIDASKGFVKEGKNNKLRACDIKRIVDTVVSRQSQLKFSALVNRQTIRENGYNLNIPRYVDSSDEAESWDIYASMFGDIPNSELAALSPYWQAMPSLKASLFTATSSEYSALSVEDVKAAITAHEDTQRFNGQYKQAFGDFEAYLKQSLITELLQVKRSRQRGIISDEIFRRLQGIALIDKYDAYQMLDAKWQQLGADLEMIQTEGMDTCKKVEPKMVTKKQKGKEVQVQEGWLGHIFPFELVEKTYFKEELKHIQTISERLQTINTEIEELFNGLSEDDKESACVNEDKTAFVNVELNKEVKQIKADKKRGETFAKDGFENTLLAVSKLQSEEKTLKKSLKTADETLLEATKKKITELTKSEIEHLLLLKWVQPIVQSLAQLPQQLIQRLTNKLQALADKYAQTYGDIANETQQVEQQLAEMMGELQGSDFDMLGIKALKGFLQGKALAGGQHE; from the coding sequence ATGAATAAACAACAACTTGCCGCCAAAATTTGGGAATCGGCAAACCAAATGCGTTCTAAAATTGAAGCGAACGACTACAAAGATTACATCTTGGGTTTTATCTTTTATAAGTTCTTGTCAGATAAGCAAGTTCAGTTTCTGATCAATAACGAATTTGATGAACAATCAATCAAAGAACTCAACGAGCAAGACGAAGACACCCTGAATTATGTACGAAATGAGATTGGCTATTTCATCGCCTACGACAATCTGTTTTCTACTTGGGTAGAAGACGGACAAGATTTCGACATTGCCTACGTCCGTGATGCATTATCAGCGTTTGGTCGCTTGATTAACCCTGCCCATAAAGATCTGTTTGAGGGCATCTTTAACACGCTAGAGACTGGCCTTAGTAAGTTAGGGGAAAATGCCGCATCACAAACTAAAGCGGCGAGAAGCTTGATCCACTTGATCAACGACATCCCAATGAAAGGCAAGCAAGACTATGATGTACTCGGCTTTATCTACGAATACTTAATCAGCCAATTTGCTGCTAACGCGGGGAAAAAAGCCGGCGAATTTTATACGCCTCACGAAGTCTCGGTACTGATGTCAGAGATCATGGCTGACCACCTTAAGGACCGAGAAAAAATTCAAATTTACGATCCAACCAGTGGCTCAGGCTCGTTGCTGATCAACATCGGTCAATCGGTAGAAAATCGTCTAGGTGGTGAGAATAACATTCGTTATTTTGCCCAAGAGCTCAAGAAAAACACCTACAACTTAACCCGTATGAACCTATTTATGCGTGGGATTTTGCCTAACGACATCATCACCCGCAATGCAGATACGCTAGAAGATGACTGGCCAATTGATAGCAATAAAACCCATGAGCCGCTGCGAGTGGATGCCGTCGTTTCAAACCCGCCTTATTCACAAAAGTGGGACCCGGAGTTTAAAGATAAAGATCCGCGTTATTCGCCATTTGGCCTTGCGCCAAAAACCAAAGCGGATTACGCCTTCTTGCTGCATGACCTATACCACATAAAACCCGATGGCATCATGACCATTGTATTGCCTCATGGGGTACTGTTCCGTGGGGGGGATGAAGGTAAAATTCGTGAAAACCTAATAGAAAAGAACCACATTGACGCCATTATCGGGCTGCCTGCCAATGTTTTCTTTGGTACGGGTATTCCCACTATTGTTTTGGTGCTCAAGCAAACCCGAAACAACGATGACGTACTCATCATTGATGCCTCAAAAGGCTTCGTTAAAGAAGGAAAAAACAACAAGCTACGTGCCTGCGACATCAAGCGCATTGTGGATACCGTGGTTAGCCGCCAATCTCAGCTAAAATTTTCTGCACTGGTCAACCGACAGACGATCCGAGAGAACGGTTACAATCTGAACATTCCACGTTATGTCGACTCATCTGATGAGGCTGAAAGCTGGGATATCTACGCATCCATGTTCGGGGATATCCCCAACAGCGAACTTGCGGCGTTAAGCCCCTATTGGCAGGCAATGCCAAGCCTTAAAGCGAGCTTGTTTACTGCAACCTCTAGCGAATACTCCGCACTAAGCGTGGAAGATGTGAAAGCCGCCATCACCGCCCATGAGGACACCCAACGGTTTAACGGCCAATATAAACAGGCGTTCGGCGACTTTGAAGCCTACCTAAAGCAAAGTTTGATCACCGAGTTATTACAGGTAAAACGTTCGCGACAGCGAGGTATTATCAGTGATGAGATCTTCCGCCGTTTGCAAGGCATTGCCTTGATTGACAAATACGACGCCTATCAAATGCTGGATGCCAAATGGCAGCAGCTTGGGGCAGATTTAGAGATGATCCAAACCGAAGGCATGGACACCTGTAAAAAGGTGGAGCCTAAGATGGTTACCAAAAAACAGAAAGGCAAAGAGGTACAAGTACAAGAAGGCTGGCTTGGTCATATCTTTCCTTTTGAGTTAGTTGAGAAAACCTACTTTAAGGAAGAGTTAAAACACATTCAAACCATCAGCGAACGTCTGCAAACCATTAATACCGAGATTGAAGAACTCTTTAATGGCTTGAGTGAAGACGATAAAGAGTCCGCTTGCGTCAATGAAGATAAAACGGCTTTTGTGAATGTTGAACTAAACAAAGAAGTGAAGCAAATCAAAGCTGATAAAAAGCGTGGTGAAACCTTTGCTAAAGACGGCTTTGAGAACACATTGTTAGCCGTTTCAAAGCTGCAAAGTGAAGAAAAAACGCTGAAAAAGAGCCTTAAAACTGCAGATGAAACCTTGCTAGAAGCGACTAAGAAAAAGATCACTGAATTGACTAAATCAGAAATCGAGCACCTACTGCTACTTAAATGGGTGCAACCCATCGTACAGTCATTAGCACAGTTGCCACAACAGCTCATCCAACGCTTAACTAATAAACTGCAAGCGTTAGCAGACAAATACGCCCAAACCTATGGCGATATAGCCAATGAAACCCAGCAAGTCGAGCAGCAACTAGCTGAAATGATGGGTGAGCTACAAGGGAGTGATTTCGATATGCTGGGCATCAAAGCGTTAAAAGGCTTCCTGCAAGGTAAAGCATTAGCAGGTGGACAGCATGAGTAA